In the genome of Streptomyces collinus, one region contains:
- a CDS encoding pectate lyase, with the protein MTAPAEQRVRHRRSVTKRRAVIAAVSAFGITGAAIVTTSMLSTAGAASSWPTDKGKTPVPKTIAVSGVRDGGMKMFYGTGALGNDNQDEGQDPIFELADGATLKNVIIGTPAADGVHCKGTCTLQNVWWLDVGEDAASFKGKSSSAVYKVIGGGAKNADDKVLQFNGAGTLNVSGFQVQNAGKLVRSCGNCKTQYKRTIVLSDIDVTAPMNSIVGVNANYGDTATLSKIRIHGDSKKKIKTCVRFEGNNTGKEPKELTPPGPDGKSCKFKASDISYQ; encoded by the coding sequence ATGACTGCACCAGCAGAACAGCGCGTCCGCCACCGCCGCAGCGTCACCAAGCGGCGGGCGGTGATCGCCGCGGTGTCCGCGTTCGGCATCACGGGAGCGGCGATCGTCACCACGTCGATGCTGTCGACGGCGGGCGCCGCGTCCTCCTGGCCCACGGACAAGGGCAAGACGCCCGTGCCGAAGACCATCGCGGTCTCCGGTGTGCGCGACGGCGGGATGAAGATGTTCTACGGCACCGGCGCGCTCGGCAACGACAACCAGGACGAGGGCCAGGACCCGATCTTCGAGCTGGCCGACGGCGCGACCCTGAAGAACGTCATCATCGGCACCCCCGCGGCGGACGGCGTGCACTGCAAGGGCACGTGCACCCTGCAGAACGTGTGGTGGCTGGACGTCGGCGAGGACGCTGCCAGCTTCAAGGGCAAGTCCTCGTCCGCGGTGTACAAGGTGATCGGCGGCGGCGCGAAGAACGCCGACGACAAGGTGCTGCAGTTCAACGGCGCGGGCACCCTGAACGTGTCGGGCTTCCAGGTCCAGAACGCCGGCAAGCTGGTCCGCTCCTGCGGCAACTGCAAGACGCAGTACAAGCGCACGATCGTGCTCAGCGACATCGACGTGACCGCTCCGATGAACTCGATCGTCGGAGTGAACGCCAACTACGGCGACACGGCGACGCTGTCGAAGATCCGTATCCACGGCGACAGCAAGAAGAAGATCAAGACGTGTGTGCGCTTCGAGGGCAACAACACGGGCAAGGAGCCCAAGGAGCTGACGCCGCCCGGCCCGGACGGCAAGAGCTGCAAGTTCAAGGCCTCCGACATCAGTTACCAGTAG
- a CDS encoding right-handed parallel beta-helix repeat-containing protein: protein MPPSTGRHRSTRTLSIAAAVACAAGAGGVGLGLTTGGARAASTTVTVSTAAQLEEAVRNATAGTVIQVRGGTYHPSATLESSANGTASAPITLRAYGGEKVRIDGSRLPAGSWLAGISGDHWTVQDLAFVDSPAQGFVATSSVGGVFRNLVTADNGDSGFTLRGDGTTGNLVQNLDSHGNYDPAGHGRNADGIAVKFGSGTGNRITGARVHGNSDDGLDLWQFSSPVTIEDSWAFGNGENRWKDTAFEGEGNGFELGGGGASVAHAVTGNAAWDNARHGFTENSNTGAVALRRNTAYANAGSGFSFATGSARLGGNLAVGDKGGAAKLGPSAVSAGNTWDSGTATPSFRSTDPAGAYGARRADGSLPRTTFLTTGSTAIGSAMD, encoded by the coding sequence GTGCCGCCGAGCACCGGACGCCATCGCAGCACCCGTACGCTCTCCATCGCCGCGGCCGTGGCCTGTGCCGCGGGGGCCGGCGGCGTCGGCCTCGGGCTGACGACCGGCGGCGCCCGGGCCGCCTCGACGACGGTCACCGTCTCCACCGCGGCCCAGCTCGAAGAGGCCGTGCGGAACGCCACCGCCGGCACCGTGATCCAGGTCCGCGGCGGCACCTACCACCCGTCCGCCACCCTGGAGTCCAGCGCGAACGGCACCGCTTCCGCGCCCATCACCCTGCGGGCCTACGGCGGGGAGAAGGTGCGGATCGACGGGTCCCGGCTGCCCGCCGGCTCCTGGCTGGCCGGCATCAGCGGTGACCACTGGACCGTCCAGGACCTCGCGTTCGTCGACTCCCCGGCCCAGGGCTTCGTCGCCACGTCCTCGGTCGGCGGGGTCTTCAGGAACCTGGTCACCGCGGACAACGGCGACTCCGGCTTCACCCTGCGCGGTGACGGCACCACCGGCAACCTCGTGCAGAACCTGGACAGCCACGGCAACTACGACCCGGCCGGCCACGGCCGGAACGCCGACGGCATCGCGGTCAAGTTCGGCTCGGGGACCGGGAACCGGATCACCGGAGCCCGGGTCCACGGCAACTCCGACGACGGCCTCGACCTGTGGCAGTTCTCCTCGCCGGTGACCATCGAGGACTCCTGGGCCTTCGGCAACGGCGAGAACCGCTGGAAGGACACAGCCTTCGAGGGCGAGGGCAACGGCTTCGAGCTGGGCGGCGGGGGCGCGTCCGTCGCCCACGCCGTCACCGGCAACGCCGCCTGGGACAACGCACGGCACGGCTTCACCGAGAACTCCAACACCGGCGCCGTCGCCCTGCGCCGCAACACCGCCTACGCCAACGCCGGGAGCGGCTTCTCCTTCGCCACCGGCTCGGCCCGCCTCGGCGGGAACCTCGCCGTCGGCGACAAGGGCGGAGCGGCGAAGCTCGGCCCCTCGGCGGTCTCCGCCGGCAACACCTGGGACAGCGGCACCGCCACCCCGTCCTTCCGGTCGACGGACCCGGCCGGCGCGTACGGAGCCCGCCGGGCGGACGGATCCCTGCCCAGGACGACGTTCCTGACGACCGGCTCCACGGCCATCGGCTCGGCGATGGACTGA
- a CDS encoding pectate lyase family protein — protein MRRAAALLLGLSLLWPAAPASAADRAPAGRAPTGWASAGPGTTGGAGGRTWTVDTRAELKAALANDGEPTAPKLIRVVGDIDGHESENGSLLGEQDYAPGYDLGRYMSCFGEDGSSWSDTRFGHCKQQRQLRQTGSNKEKAQIQLTVPSNTTLVGAGRDARLLGVFLTVNTGSNIIVRNLHLEAPVDHFTGWSPDDGARGSWNARFDAMTVITGRNIWIDRCTFTDGRFPDRAAPLGFHGERVQRHDGLLDIEDGSDFVTVSDSRFEDHDKAILIGSGDGRGDRDRGHLKVTFARNLFSDIVQRAPRVRFGQVHVVNNVHRGRAPLYALGVGVESAIFSERNVFRYPGGGPSLAVAAYGGAEFRDTGSWFNGRPARLNAVASALGLGSDVGWDPADVYHHRALTSPAAIERYVLRHAGAGRPHGRP, from the coding sequence ATGCGTAGGGCCGCCGCGCTCCTCCTCGGTCTCAGCCTGCTCTGGCCGGCCGCACCGGCCTCCGCCGCCGACCGCGCCCCAGCCGGCCGTGCCCCCACCGGCTGGGCCTCGGCCGGCCCCGGCACGACCGGCGGTGCGGGCGGCCGCACGTGGACGGTGGACACGCGCGCCGAGCTCAAGGCCGCCCTCGCCAACGACGGTGAGCCGACCGCGCCCAAGCTGATCCGGGTCGTCGGCGACATCGACGGCCACGAGAGCGAGAACGGCTCTCTGCTCGGCGAGCAGGACTACGCACCCGGATACGACCTCGGCCGGTACATGTCCTGCTTCGGCGAGGACGGGTCCTCCTGGTCCGACACCCGCTTCGGCCACTGCAAGCAGCAACGGCAGCTGCGGCAGACCGGGTCGAACAAGGAGAAGGCACAGATCCAGCTCACCGTGCCGAGCAACACCACGCTCGTCGGCGCCGGCCGCGACGCCCGGCTGCTCGGGGTGTTCCTGACCGTCAACACCGGCAGCAACATCATCGTGCGGAACCTGCACCTCGAAGCGCCCGTCGACCACTTCACCGGCTGGTCCCCGGACGACGGCGCCCGGGGCAGCTGGAACGCCCGTTTCGACGCCATGACCGTGATCACCGGCAGGAACATCTGGATCGACCGCTGCACCTTCACCGACGGCCGCTTCCCCGACCGCGCGGCACCCCTCGGCTTCCACGGCGAGCGCGTGCAACGGCACGACGGGCTGCTGGACATCGAGGACGGCTCGGACTTCGTCACCGTCTCCGACAGCCGGTTCGAGGACCACGACAAGGCGATCCTCATCGGCTCGGGCGACGGACGCGGCGACCGCGACCGGGGGCATCTCAAGGTGACCTTCGCCCGCAACCTGTTCAGCGACATCGTGCAGCGCGCCCCGCGGGTGCGCTTCGGGCAGGTGCACGTCGTCAACAACGTCCACCGGGGACGGGCACCGCTCTACGCCCTGGGTGTCGGTGTGGAGTCCGCGATCTTCTCCGAGCGCAACGTCTTCCGGTACCCCGGGGGAGGGCCGTCGCTCGCCGTCGCGGCCTACGGGGGCGCCGAGTTCCGCGACACCGGCTCCTGGTTCAACGGCCGACCGGCCCGCCTGAACGCCGTGGCGAGCGCTCTCGGACTCGGCAGCGACGTCGGCTGGGACCCCGCCGACGTCTACCACCACCGCGCCCTGACGTCCCCGGCGGCCATCGAGCGGTACGTACTGCGGCACGCCGGAGCCGGGAGGCCGCATGGACGTCCATGA
- a CDS encoding peptidoglycan D,D-transpeptidase FtsI family protein, translating into MNKTIRRASVFALLLVFALLVRATWVQFYEGQALADDKDNRRNAIETYSAPLGNIIVGGRSVTGSAPTKTGDLKYKRTYTDGPLYAAVTGYASQAYAPTQLEGIYTDLLNGTDSRLKSVMDTLTNQRAEPGDVVTTIDPGVQKAAYEALGDKKGGAVAIDPKTGKVLAVVSTPSYNPSSLTDANTAGAAWKKLTTDPEKPLVNRALRQPLPPGSTFKLVVAAAALEDGLYSSVDERTDSPDPYTLPGTSRDLTNENPNAPCTNATIRTALEYSCNNVFAKMAVKLGQDKVKAMAEKFGFNDDELDVPVRAYTSVYPSDMDPSQTALTGIGQFDVTATPLQMAMVSAAIANGGKLVSPHMVSQITDSGGDVLRDYDDEAGTKEIVSSSTAEQLQSAMETVVSKGTGTNAQVPGATVGGKTGTAQHGENNSQVPYAWFTSYGKSDSSGKEVAVAVMVEQSDAARSEVSGNGLAAPVAKAMMQAALKD; encoded by the coding sequence ATGAACAAGACGATCAGGCGCGCTTCGGTCTTCGCGCTGCTCCTGGTGTTCGCCCTGCTCGTCAGGGCGACCTGGGTGCAGTTCTACGAGGGCCAGGCGCTGGCAGACGACAAGGACAACCGGCGGAACGCGATCGAGACGTACTCGGCGCCGCTCGGGAACATCATCGTGGGCGGCCGGTCGGTCACCGGCTCGGCGCCGACGAAGACGGGCGACCTGAAGTACAAGCGGACGTACACGGACGGTCCGCTGTACGCGGCGGTGACGGGTTACGCGTCGCAGGCGTACGCCCCGACTCAGCTGGAGGGCATCTACACCGATCTGCTCAACGGCACGGACAGCCGGCTGAAGTCCGTGATGGACACGCTCACCAACCAGCGGGCCGAGCCGGGCGACGTGGTCACGACCATCGACCCGGGCGTGCAGAAGGCGGCCTACGAGGCGCTGGGCGACAAGAAGGGGGGTGCCGTCGCGATCGACCCGAAGACCGGGAAGGTCCTCGCGGTCGTGTCGACGCCGTCGTACAACCCTTCTTCGCTGACCGACGCCAACACGGCGGGGGCGGCCTGGAAGAAGCTCACGACCGACCCGGAGAAGCCGCTGGTCAACCGTGCGCTGCGGCAGCCGCTGCCGCCCGGTTCGACGTTCAAGCTGGTCGTGGCGGCGGCCGCGCTGGAGGACGGGCTGTACTCGTCGGTGGACGAGCGGACGGACAGCCCGGACCCGTACACGCTGCCGGGCACCAGCCGGGACCTGACGAACGAGAACCCGAACGCGCCCTGCACGAACGCCACGATCCGCACGGCGCTGGAGTACTCGTGCAACAACGTCTTCGCGAAGATGGCCGTGAAGCTGGGCCAGGACAAGGTGAAGGCGATGGCCGAGAAGTTCGGCTTCAACGACGACGAGCTGGACGTGCCGGTCCGGGCCTACACGAGCGTGTACCCGTCGGACATGGACCCGTCGCAGACGGCCCTGACGGGCATCGGCCAGTTCGACGTCACCGCCACACCGCTGCAGATGGCGATGGTGTCGGCTGCGATAGCCAACGGCGGCAAGCTGGTGTCGCCGCACATGGTCTCGCAGATCACGGACAGCGGCGGTGACGTGCTGCGGGACTACGACGACGAGGCGGGCACCAAGGAGATCGTCAGCTCCTCGACCGCCGAGCAGCTGCAATCGGCGATGGAGACGGTCGTGAGCAAGGGCACGGGCACGAACGCCCAGGTGCCGGGCGCGACCGTGGGCGGCAAGACGGGCACGGCCCAGCACGGCGAGAACAACAGCCAGGTGCCGTACGCCTGGTTCACCTCGTACGGCAAGTCCGACTCGTCGGGCAAGGAGGTCGCCGTGGCGGTCATGGTCGAGCAGTCGGACGCGGCCCGCTCGGAGGTCAGCGGCAACGGCCTGGCGGCGCCGGTCGCCAAGGCGATGATGCAGGCGGCGCTCAAGGACTGA
- a CDS encoding dienelactone hydrolase family protein, translating into MDVHDPPGRRTFVAGAGAALLGGGAVSRAEAAVVDGPLPDFHPALKDALTFPLAWGRSPIRDHRAWRRAARATVEEHLLVERQDGTPYAPEFTGRSRTRDFTRELVTVSLTRYERVRGALLTPHGRGPFPAVLLLHDHGARFHIGKEKLVRPWYDDTRLASARAWAGKYFSGRFAGDELARRGYVVLCLDALGWGDRGPLAYEQQQALAANFYNLGSSLAGLMAREDQRAAAFLAGLDRVDARRVAAVGFSMGAYRAWQTAALSDHVAAAASVCWMTGLKEMMVPGNNTLRGQSAYCMLHPGLARHLDIPDVASIAAPRPMLFFDGGRDTLFPAEGVRAAYDKLRAVWRSHHAEERIRTKTWPELGHVFTDQMQDEVVNWLDDVL; encoded by the coding sequence ATGGACGTCCATGACCCGCCGGGGCGAAGGACGTTCGTGGCCGGGGCGGGCGCCGCGCTGCTCGGCGGGGGAGCGGTGAGCAGGGCGGAGGCGGCGGTCGTGGACGGCCCGCTGCCCGATTTCCACCCGGCGCTGAAGGACGCCCTGACCTTCCCGCTGGCCTGGGGCCGGTCCCCGATCCGCGACCACCGTGCCTGGCGACGGGCCGCCCGCGCCACCGTCGAGGAGCACCTCCTCGTCGAGCGGCAGGACGGGACGCCGTACGCACCGGAGTTCACCGGCCGCTCCCGGACGCGGGACTTCACTCGCGAGCTGGTGACCGTCTCCCTCACCCGCTACGAACGGGTCCGCGGCGCCCTGCTCACCCCGCACGGACGCGGGCCCTTCCCCGCGGTGCTGCTCCTGCACGACCATGGTGCCCGGTTCCACATCGGCAAGGAGAAGCTCGTCCGGCCCTGGTACGACGACACCCGTCTGGCCTCCGCCCGGGCTTGGGCCGGCAAGTACTTCAGCGGGCGGTTCGCCGGGGACGAACTGGCACGCCGCGGCTATGTGGTGCTCTGTCTGGACGCGCTGGGATGGGGCGATCGCGGCCCCCTCGCCTACGAGCAGCAGCAGGCGCTGGCCGCCAACTTCTACAACCTCGGCTCCTCGCTCGCCGGGCTCATGGCCAGGGAGGACCAGCGGGCCGCCGCCTTCCTGGCGGGACTCGACCGGGTGGACGCGCGGCGGGTCGCGGCCGTCGGCTTCTCCATGGGCGCCTACCGGGCCTGGCAGACCGCCGCCCTCAGCGACCACGTGGCGGCCGCCGCGAGCGTCTGCTGGATGACCGGTCTGAAGGAGATGATGGTGCCCGGCAACAACACCCTGCGCGGGCAGTCGGCGTACTGCATGCTCCACCCCGGCCTCGCCCGGCACCTCGACATCCCCGACGTGGCGAGCATCGCCGCCCCCAGGCCGATGCTGTTCTTCGACGGCGGGCGCGACACGCTGTTCCCGGCCGAGGGCGTGCGGGCCGCGTACGACAAGCTGCGTGCCGTCTGGCGCTCGCACCACGCCGAGGAGCGGATACGGACGAAGACGTGGCCGGAACTCGGCCACGTCTTCACCGATCAGATGCAGGACGAGGTCGTCAACTGGCTCGACGACGTCCTGTGA
- a CDS encoding NCS2 family permease, protein MSESQKVADRSDAAPPAANSVDRFFKISERGSTFGREIRGGFATFFTMAYILVLNPIILGSAKDKFGHQLDAVQLTTATALVAAVMTIIMGVGGNLPLALAAGLGLNAVVAFQIAPLMSWDDAMGLVVLEGLLICVLVVTGLREAVMHAIPQPLKQAISVGIGLFIAFIGFVDAGFVSRIPDAANTTVPVQLGGTGTLAGWPMLVFCLGVLLTIGLLARKVKGAILISIVTMTALAVVINSIADIKSWGLTTPSWPDKLVDAPDFGLIGDFDLFGAFSAPGVGVITVVLLIFTLILSDFFDTMGTVVGISAEAGLLDEDGKVPNLGRVLLIDGAAAVAGGAASASSATSYIESAAGVGEGSRTGFSNLVTGGLFGLALFLTPLLTIVPLQAAAPALVAVGFLMMTQVKHIDWDRYDIAIPAFLTIAVMPFTYSITNGIGAGFLAYVVIKTVLGKAKEVHWLLWGTSALFLVYFAIDPIEQLLGAK, encoded by the coding sequence ATGTCCGAATCGCAGAAGGTGGCCGACCGGTCCGACGCCGCGCCACCAGCGGCGAACAGCGTCGACCGGTTCTTCAAGATCTCCGAGCGGGGGTCCACCTTCGGCCGTGAGATCCGCGGCGGCTTCGCCACGTTCTTCACGATGGCCTACATCCTTGTCCTGAATCCCATCATCCTGGGCAGCGCGAAGGACAAGTTCGGGCACCAGCTGGACGCCGTCCAACTCACCACCGCCACCGCCCTGGTGGCCGCCGTCATGACGATCATCATGGGCGTCGGCGGCAACCTGCCCCTGGCGCTCGCCGCCGGACTCGGCCTGAACGCCGTGGTCGCCTTCCAGATCGCCCCGCTGATGAGCTGGGACGACGCGATGGGCCTGGTCGTCCTCGAAGGCCTGCTGATCTGCGTGCTGGTGGTGACCGGGCTGCGCGAGGCCGTCATGCACGCGATACCCCAGCCGCTCAAGCAGGCGATCAGCGTCGGCATCGGCCTGTTCATCGCCTTCATCGGCTTCGTCGACGCCGGGTTCGTCAGCCGTATCCCGGACGCCGCCAACACCACCGTGCCCGTTCAGCTGGGCGGCACCGGCACCCTCGCCGGCTGGCCGATGCTCGTCTTCTGCCTCGGCGTGCTGCTGACGATCGGACTGCTCGCCCGCAAGGTCAAGGGCGCCATCCTGATCAGCATCGTCACCATGACCGCGCTGGCGGTCGTGATCAACTCCATCGCCGACATCAAGTCCTGGGGCCTGACCACACCCTCCTGGCCGGACAAGCTCGTCGACGCCCCCGACTTCGGGCTCATCGGCGACTTCGACCTGTTCGGCGCGTTCAGCGCCCCCGGCGTCGGCGTCATCACCGTCGTCCTGCTGATCTTCACGCTGATCCTGTCCGACTTCTTCGACACCATGGGCACGGTCGTCGGCATCAGCGCCGAGGCCGGGCTGCTCGACGAGGACGGCAAGGTCCCGAACCTCGGCCGGGTGCTGCTCATCGACGGTGCCGCCGCGGTCGCCGGCGGCGCGGCCTCCGCCTCCTCGGCGACCTCCTACATCGAGTCCGCCGCCGGTGTCGGCGAGGGCTCGCGCACCGGCTTCTCCAACCTCGTCACCGGCGGCCTGTTCGGCCTCGCGCTGTTCCTGACCCCGCTGCTCACCATCGTCCCGCTCCAGGCGGCCGCCCCCGCCCTGGTCGCCGTCGGCTTCCTGATGATGACCCAGGTCAAGCACATCGACTGGGACCGCTACGACATCGCCATCCCCGCGTTCCTCACCATCGCCGTGATGCCGTTCACCTACTCCATCACCAACGGCATCGGCGCCGGTTTCCTCGCCTACGTCGTCATCAAGACCGTCCTCGGCAAGGCCAAGGAGGTGCACTGGCTGCTGTGGGGAACCTCGGCGCTGTTCCTCGTGTACTTCGCGATCGACCCGATCGAGCAGCTCCTCGGAGCGAAGTGA
- a CDS encoding family 43 glycosylhydrolase — MRPRIARTLLLPFLALTGLLMTLLTAPPSTADPGAPPVKHSKYAGYLFAYFTGEGTADGEQIRYALSRGNDPLHWRELNAGKPVLTSTIGEKGLRDPFVIRSPEGDKFYLIATDLRMYQNSSGSWDQVQRHGSKSIMVWESTDLVHWSDQRLVKVSPDSAGNTWAPEAYWDDELDAYVVFWASKLYADDDPDHKGNTYNKMLYATTKDFRTFSEPKVWNDPGYSVIDSTVVKYKDEYYRYTKDERDPGSSSPCSKFITGEKSTSLTSTKYDFVADCIGKGAMDRGEGPTVFKSNTEKKWYLFIDEYGGRGYLPFETTDLASGKWTPSTDYQLPASPRHGTVLPVTQQEYDRLLAAYPATPASVVDATAKHQKGYAIVTDSASKVVLPMRPDADLRGLAPKLWAGEGAKLSPKSGTRRDFRTPQKYTVTAADGTRRTWTVEAVRTRSPILPGLNADPDVQYLNGRYWIYPTTDGFPGWSGTKFKAYSSKDLVNWKDHGVILDLGPDVTWADKNAWAPAIAERNGTYYFYFCAEQQIGVAVADSPAGPFKDALGKPLVAKGGSLKGQMIDPAVFTDDDGQAYLYWGNGRGYVVPLNDDMVSFDAAKVKDITPDNFREGSFVIKRKGTYYFMWSEDDTRSENYHVAYATGPSPLGPWTKRGTILEKRPEYGILGTGHHSVVNTPGTDDWYAVYHRFALNGPGRPGGDGMHRETTVDRMEFAADGSIKPVVPTLEGIQPVRR, encoded by the coding sequence ATGCGCCCCCGCATCGCCCGCACGCTCCTGCTTCCCTTCCTGGCCCTGACCGGCCTCCTCATGACCCTCCTCACCGCACCGCCCAGCACCGCAGACCCCGGAGCCCCACCCGTGAAGCACAGCAAGTACGCCGGCTATCTCTTCGCCTACTTCACCGGCGAGGGCACCGCCGACGGCGAGCAGATCCGCTACGCCCTCAGCCGCGGCAACGACCCGCTGCACTGGCGTGAGCTGAACGCCGGCAAGCCGGTACTGACGTCCACGATCGGCGAGAAGGGCCTGCGCGACCCGTTCGTCATCCGCTCCCCCGAGGGCGACAAGTTCTACCTGATCGCCACCGACCTGCGGATGTACCAGAACTCCAGCGGCAGCTGGGACCAGGTCCAGCGGCACGGCAGCAAGTCGATCATGGTCTGGGAGTCCACCGACCTGGTCCACTGGTCCGACCAGCGCCTGGTGAAGGTCTCCCCCGACAGCGCGGGCAACACCTGGGCCCCGGAGGCCTACTGGGACGACGAGCTCGACGCGTACGTCGTCTTCTGGGCGTCGAAGCTGTACGCCGACGACGACCCGGACCACAAGGGCAACACGTACAACAAGATGCTGTACGCGACGACGAAGGACTTCCGCACCTTCAGCGAGCCGAAGGTCTGGAACGACCCGGGCTACTCGGTGATCGACTCCACGGTCGTGAAGTACAAGGACGAGTACTACCGCTACACCAAGGACGAGCGGGACCCCGGCTCCTCCAGCCCCTGCTCCAAGTTCATCACCGGGGAGAAGTCCACCTCCCTGACCTCGACGAAGTACGACTTCGTGGCCGACTGCATCGGCAAGGGCGCGATGGACCGCGGTGAGGGCCCGACGGTGTTCAAGTCGAACACCGAGAAGAAGTGGTACCTGTTCATCGACGAGTACGGCGGCCGCGGCTACCTCCCCTTCGAGACCACCGACCTCGCCTCCGGCAAGTGGACCCCGTCCACGGACTACCAGCTCCCGGCGAGCCCGCGGCACGGCACGGTGCTGCCGGTGACGCAGCAGGAGTACGACCGCCTGCTGGCCGCCTACCCGGCGACCCCGGCCTCGGTCGTGGACGCGACGGCGAAGCACCAGAAGGGGTACGCGATCGTCACGGACAGCGCCTCGAAGGTCGTCCTGCCGATGCGGCCCGACGCCGACCTGCGCGGCCTCGCCCCGAAGCTGTGGGCCGGCGAGGGCGCGAAGCTCAGCCCGAAGTCCGGCACCCGCCGCGACTTCCGCACGCCGCAGAAGTACACGGTCACGGCCGCCGACGGCACCAGGCGCACCTGGACGGTCGAGGCGGTCCGCACCCGCAGCCCGATCCTGCCGGGCCTCAACGCAGACCCGGACGTGCAGTACCTGAACGGCAGATACTGGATCTACCCGACGACGGACGGCTTCCCGGGCTGGAGCGGCACCAAGTTCAAGGCGTACTCGTCGAAGGACCTGGTCAACTGGAAGGACCACGGCGTCATCCTCGACCTCGGGCCGGACGTGACCTGGGCCGACAAGAACGCCTGGGCACCCGCGATCGCCGAGCGGAACGGCACGTACTACTTCTACTTCTGCGCCGAACAGCAGATCGGCGTGGCGGTGGCGGACTCCCCCGCCGGCCCCTTCAAGGACGCGCTCGGCAAGCCCCTGGTCGCCAAGGGCGGTTCGCTGAAGGGCCAGATGATCGACCCGGCCGTCTTCACGGACGACGACGGCCAGGCCTACCTGTACTGGGGCAACGGCCGCGGGTACGTCGTGCCGCTGAACGACGACATGGTGTCCTTCGACGCCGCGAAGGTGAAGGACATCACCCCGGACAACTTCCGCGAGGGCTCCTTCGTGATCAAGCGGAAGGGCACGTACTACTTCATGTGGTCGGAGGACGACACCCGCAGCGAGAACTACCACGTGGCGTACGCGACGGGACCCTCCCCGCTCGGCCCGTGGACCAAGCGCGGGACGATCCTTGAGAAGCGGCCCGAGTACGGCATCCTCGGCACCGGTCACCACTCGGTGGTGAACACCCCCGGCACCGACGACTGGTACGCCGTGTACCACCGCTTCGCCCTCAACGGGCCCGGCCGGCCGGGTGGTGACGGCATGCACCGCGAGACCACCGTCGACCGCATGGAGTTCGCGGCCGACGGCAGCATCAAGCCGGTGGTACCGACGCTGGAGGGCATCCAGCCGGTACGGCGGTGA
- a CDS encoding SigE family RNA polymerase sigma factor, which yields MGTVVDDAASVEFHAFFERHYAELSRLAYLLTGESDTADDLAADALLALWHRWDRVRAADHPVAYARGVVANLARTRIRSAVRERRRIALFWSQREENTENPDIAGVVDVQEALRRLPFRKRACVVLRHAFDLSEKDTALALGVSVGTVKSQTSKGMAELQRLLGTRGVPQRMHATLGAPRCSPAVEGVRTGEGGGRGR from the coding sequence GTGGGCACAGTCGTCGACGACGCCGCCTCCGTGGAGTTCCACGCCTTCTTCGAGCGTCACTACGCCGAACTGTCCCGCCTCGCCTACCTGCTGACGGGCGAGTCGGACACCGCCGACGACCTGGCGGCGGACGCGTTGCTGGCGCTGTGGCACCGCTGGGACCGGGTGCGCGCGGCCGACCATCCGGTCGCGTACGCGCGCGGTGTGGTCGCCAACCTGGCCCGGACCCGCATCCGCAGCGCGGTGCGCGAGCGGCGGCGCATCGCCCTGTTCTGGTCGCAGCGCGAGGAGAACACCGAGAACCCGGACATCGCGGGCGTGGTCGACGTGCAGGAGGCGTTGCGCAGGCTGCCGTTCCGCAAGCGGGCCTGTGTGGTGCTGCGGCACGCGTTCGACCTGTCGGAGAAGGACACGGCGCTCGCCCTCGGCGTCTCGGTGGGTACGGTGAAGAGCCAGACCTCGAAGGGAATGGCCGAACTCCAGCGGTTGCTGGGGACGCGGGGCGTGCCGCAGCGGATGCACGCGACGCTGGGTGCCCCGCGCTGCTCGCCCGCCGTGGAGGGCGTGCGCACCGGTGAGGGCGGAGGGAGGGGCCGATGA